In Nitrospirota bacterium, the sequence AACAATGGACTCCCTGAAAAAAACAGAAACCGACCTGCTGGAATTCGTTCAGGAAGAAGAAGAAAAAATTGACGTAGGCGAACTGAAAGAGGCAATTGAGGAAGCCCCTGTGGTAAAACTTGCCAACCTCATTTTAGGCGAGGCAATAGCAAGGAGGGCCAGCGACATTCATATTGAACCTTACGAAAAAAGTCTGCGGGTCCGTTACAGGATTGACGGCGTGCTTTATGATATTATACAGCCGCCTTTAAAATTGCGGGCGGCGCTTTCTTCCCGTCTTAAGATTATGTCTGAGCTTGATATAGCGGAAAGACGGCTTCCGCAGGACGGCAGGATAAAACTAAGGACAAAAGACAAGGAGGTGGACCTCCGTGTGTCAACCCTTCCTACCCTGTTCGGTGAAAAAATCGTCATGAGAATCCTTGATAAAAGCATTCTGGTCCTGGACCTTACAAAGCTCGGGTTTGAGGAAAAGGCAATGCTGGATTTTAAGGATGCAATAAGCCGACCGTACGGAATGGTGCTGGTAACGGGACCTACCGGCAGCGGAAAGACAACAACACTTTATTCAGCTTTAAATACGGTAAATACAATTGATGTTAACATTATGACTGCCGAGGACCCTGTTGAATACAACCTTGCAGGCATAAATCAGGTGCATGTCAGGGAGGATGTGGGACTTACATTTGCCGCTGCCCTCAGGTCTTTTCTGAGGCAGGACCCTGATATAATAATGGTCGGTGAAATCAGGGATTTTGAAACGGCTGAAATCGCCGTCAAGGCGGCTCTCACCGGGCATCTTGTCCTGAGCACCCTTCATACAAACGATGCTCCTGGCACAATATCAAGGCTGTTGAACATGGGCATTGAACCATTTTTAGTTTCGGCGTCTGTCATTCTGATACTCGCCCAGAGACTTGCGAGAAAAATCTGCAAGGAGTGCAAAGAGGAAGAAAAATTCAGCGTGACTGCCCTTGTCAGCGCCGGTTTTACAGAAGAGGAAGCAAAGACTATAAAATGTTTCAAGGGCAAGGGCTGCACGGCATGCAACAACACCGGATATAAAGGCAGAGTGGCGCTTTATGAGGTAATGCCTATTAAGGATGAACTGAAGGAATTAATTCTCAGCGGCGCATCAGCCGCGGAAATAAAACATACTGCCATAAAAGCAGGGATGAAAACCCTGCGCGCAAGCGGCCTGACAAAAATCAAAGAAGGCGTGACGACTTTAGAAGAGGTTCTGAGGGTGACGGTTGGAGATTAAATTTTGCAATTCGTAATAGGTGTTTAGTTGAAGAAATATTTTTATACTTATTACGCATGACACATTACTGATTACGGTTTTTAAAGGAGTGAATTGTGGCGACATTATATGACTTACTAAAAATTATGATTGAAAAAAATGCCTCAGACCTTCACATAAGCACAGGCTCGCCTCCGAGGATACGCATTGACGGAAAACTTGTAGCGCTTGATGAGCCTCCCCTTATGCCTGCTGATACAAAGGCGCTATGTTACAGCATCCTCATGGATTCGCAAAAACACAAATTTGAGGAGACTAACGAGCTGGACCTGTCTTTTGGCATTAAGGGCTTAAGCAGATTCAGGGCAAATATGTTTATGCAGAGAGGGGCGGTTGCAGGCACATTCAGAACCATCCCTTTTAATATTAAACCTCTTAGGGAATTAGGTCTTCCCGATACAATTATAGAACTTACCAGAAAACCGAGGGGGCTTATTTTAGTCACAGGGCCCACAGGCTGCGGCAAATCAACCACCCTTGCGGCCATAATTGACAAAATCAACAATGAGCGCAGCGAACACATCATCACAATAGAAGACCCGATAGAATATCTGCATTCGCATAAAAAATGCCTTATAAACCAGAGAGAAGTCACTTCTGATACCGAATCTTTTAAATCCGCGCTTAAATATATCCTGAGGCAGGACCCTGATGTAGTCCTGATTGGCGAGATGAGGGACCTTGAGACAATCATGGCGGCGCTGACAGTTTCAGAAACAGGACATCTTACATTTGCAACGCTTCATACTAACAGCGCTGTTCAGACGATAAACCGTATCATAGACGTCTTTCCGCCGCACCAGCAGGAGCAGGTAAGGGTGCAGTTATCATTCGTGCTTGAGGCAATTATATCCCAACAGCTTCTCCCTAAAAAAGCCGGCGGCAGGGTGCTGGCAGTAGAAGTAATGATACCCAACCCTGCAATAAGAAATCTCATAAGAGAGGATAAAATCCACCAGATATATGCTATGATGCAGACAGGACAGACAAAGTTCGGAATGCAGACCATGAACCAGTCCTTATTTGAATTATACAACAGCGGGATTATTACATATGATGACGCGTTAAGCAAGTCGCCTGTGCCGGACGAACTTCTTACTATGATACAACGCGCCGCTGCCACGGAGAAAAGGAGATAATAATGCCGACAGTATTCCGATGGACAGGAAGGACGGCAAAGGGCACAATCCAGAAGGGCGAATTTACAGCAAACAGCAAAGAAGAAGTCACCGCTTATTTAAGAAGGCAAAGCATAATACCAACCGATATCAGTCCGAAACCAAAGGCTTTGTTTAAGTTAGCGCCCGGGGGGAAGGTAACGGACAAAGATATTGTTGTCTTTACACGGCAATTCGCTACAATGATTGATGCAGGACTTCCCCTTGTGCAGGCGCTGGATATCCTTTCAAAACAGACTGGAAACAAGACCCTTGCAAAGACGCTCGGCGAAGTAAAAGCTGATGTGGAAGGCGGCTCTACATACGCCGACGCCCTGAGAAAACATCCGAGGATATTTTCTGAACTTTATGCGAATATGATAGCCGCTGGTGAAACAGGCGGCATCCTTGACACCATCTTAGGCAAACTCGCCACATATATTGAAAAGAGCATGAAACTTAAAAAACGGGTCAAGGGCGCCATGATGTATCCGTCTTTTGTTATCTTTGCGGCAGTCGGTGTCGTTGCCGTCATAATGGTATTTGTCGTACCTACCTTTGCAAAGATGTTTACACAGATGGGGGGGATACTGCCGCTCCCAACAAGGATAGTAATTGGCATAAGTCATTTTCTCGGCGGCATAGGCGGCGCGATAATGCTTGCCGGCATTATCGCTTTTTCAGTTTTTATAGTACAATTCCGGCGGACTGCAACAGGCAAAAAAACCATTGATACGTTACTGCTCAAAGTCCCTATAATCGGAGTGCTTCTTCAAAAGGTTGCAATTGCAAAATTCACAAGCACCCTTGGAACCCTTGTGGCAAGCGGCGTGCCTATCCTTGAAGGACTTGACATAACCGCAAGGACGGCAGGCAATGTGGTCGTTGAAAAGTCAGTACTTGAGGTAAAGCAGGCTGTCTCCGAGGGTAAAACCCTTGCCGAACCTCTGTCTAAGTTAAAGATATTCCCGCCGATGGTAACGCAGATGATTGCCGTCGGAGAATCAACAGGCGCGGTTGAAACAATGCTCAGCAAAATTGCAGAATTTTATGACGAAGAAGTGGACACTGCGGTTGCAAGCCTGACTTCACTGCTGGAGCCTATGCTTATAGTCTTCCTCGGCACTACCGTCGGGTTTATAGTTGTTGCCATGTACCTGCCGATATTTAAACTGATAACGCTGGTGAAATAAGATTGTTCAAGATTGAATTAATTGAACGCTTGAACTATTTAAACGATTTGAACGCCTTTGTCTCGTTGAACTATTTAAATAATCTTCAACAATACTGTTCGTTTGAACTAAGTCGTTATCCTTTCAGGATTGCTGTAGATATTAAACCTCTGCCCCCTTAAGAAACCTATCATCGTAATCTTAAATTCTTTTGCTGTTTCCACTGCCCTGTCAGTCGGGGCGGCGCGGCTCACAAGCACCGACACCTGCGCCTTTATGGCTTTAAGCACAATTTCAGAGGAGAGCCTGCCGCTTAAAAGCAGGATTTTGTCCTGCATCGGAATGTTTTCCAAAAAAGCATAGCCGATTATCTTGTCAACGGCATTATGTCTTCCGATATCTTCTGTGAATATAATTATTTCCTGCTCACTGCAAAGCGCGGCGCTGTGGACTCCGCCGGTCGCATTAAAAAGCTCTGACTTCTTCTGAAATTCTCTATAAAGCCCGAGAATAGCATTTGCGCTGACCCTCAGTCCGGATTGAATCAGAGGCAGTTTTTCATCGGAAATAAAGATTATCCCCTTGGCGCATCCTGAAGTAATGGTTGCTATTGCATCAGGCGCCTCAACCGGCAGATGGACCTCTATTTCATCATCTTTCCAAAATATCTCAATCCTCTCAGAGCACCAGCTCCGCTGCGTACCGTTTTTAAGCAGCCCCTCTGACAAAGCAAAACCCACGATAAGCTCCTTGACCATCGTAGGCGTGCAAAGCAGGCTCAGGATTTCTTTGCCGTTTGAAAATATCCTCAGCTTTTTTTCAGACGCAACGCTGTCAGTTTTATCCGAAAACGCCCCTTCGCGGTATTCAATGATATTTAGCTTTGCAAAAGGATTCATCACACCTTCACCCCCAGTTCAATCTGTTTGTTTTTAATCGCCTTTATTTTATCCCTTATCCCGGCAGCCTTTTCAAATTCCAGATTTTTTGCCGCCTGCTTCATGTCCTCTTCAAGTTTTTTGACTGCTGATTCATCCCCGTACTCAACCTTTTCTTCTGCAACTACAGGCACTGTCCAATAATCAGCCTCGTATATTGAACTCAGGATATTGATTATTTCCTTTTTAATTGATTTAGGGGTTATTTTATATTTTTTATTATATTCCTCCTGAACCCTGCGCCGCCTGTTTGTCTCATCAATGGCGGTCCTCATTGAACCGGTAATCGTATCAGCATAAAATATAACTTTTCCGTTTACATTTCTTGCAGCCCTGCCTATGGTCTGGATGAGCGACCGGGCCGACCGCAGAAAACCTTCCTTATCCGCATCAAGTATAGCAACAAGCGAGACCTCGGGAAGGTCCAACCCCTCTCTTAAAAGATTTACTCCGACAAGCACATCAAACCTGCCGAGCCTCAGGTCTCTTAGAATCTCAACCCTCTCAATTGTATCAATGTCCGAATGAAGATAGCGCGCCTTTATCCCTAATTCATGATAATGCTCCGTGAGGTCTTCAGCCATCTTTTTTGTCAGCGTAGTCACCAGAACCCTTTCCCCGCATTTGGTCCGCTCCCTTATTTCTCCGAGCAGGTCGTCAACCTGCCCCTTTACATGCTTTAACTCTATCTCAGGGTCTGTCAACCCCGTGGGTCTGACTATCTGCTCAATCACCCTGCGGTCTGATTTTTTAATTTCATACACGGCAGGTGTTGCAGACACATAGATTGCCTTATTTGCCCTGCGTTCAAATTCATCAAATTTCAGGGGACGGTTGTCAAGCGCCGATGGAAGCCTGAATCCGAAATCTATAAGCGTCTGCTTCCTGGCCCTGTCGCCCTGATACATGCCTCCTATCTGCGGAACCGTTGCATGCGATTCATCTATCACCACAAGAAAATCTTCAGAAAAATAATCCATCAGGCAAAACGGAGGCTCGCCCGGAAGCCTTCCGCTTAAGTGCCTTGAATAATTTTCTATCCCGTGGCAGTATCCGAACTCTTTGAGCATTTCCATGTCAAACCTTGTCCTCTGCTCTATCCTCTGCGCCTCAACCTCTCTGCGCTGTCCAAGAAAAAAATCAATCCTTTCATTCATCTCTTTGTTTATTGCGGCAAACGCCCTTTCAATCCTCGGCTTCGGCGTAATCCAGTGGCTGTTGGGATATAATGCAATCTTTTCAATGCGCCGCAGGACATTGCCTGTCAGCGAATCAAATTCAGATAACCGGTCAATATTATCGCCAAAAAATTCAATCCTCACCGCATTCTCACCTGAAAAAGACGGGAACACCTCAACTATGTCGCCCCTGACCCTGAAAGACCCCCTTTTAAAGTCCTCGCTGCGTTCATAGAGCATGTCAACAAGCTTTCTTAAAACTGCATCCCTCTCCGTGCGCATGCCCTCCTCCATGAAGAGATGCATATCAAGGTAATCCTGAGGCGAGCCGATGCCGTAAATGCACGAAACAGAGGCAACAACAATAGTATCAGTCCTCTCAAGCACGGCTCTCGTTGCCGCATGCCGCATGCGGTCTATGTCGTCATTAATCATTGCGTCTTTGTCAATGTAGGTATCGGTTGACGGTATGTACGCCTCGGGCTGGTAATAATCGTAGTAACTCACAAAATATTCCACCGCATTCTCAGGGAAAAATGCCTTGAATTCACCGTAAAGCTGTGCGGCAAGAGTCTTGTTGTGGGCAATAACAAGCGCGGGCTTGTTTATATTTGCAATGACATTGGCAATTGTGAATGTCTTGCCTGAGCCTGTCACGCCGAGCAAGACCTGATGCTTCAGCCCTTTTTGAAGGCCCTCTGTGAGCGCATCTATCGCCTTCGGCTGGTCGCCCTTCGGCTTGAAGCCTGAGATAAGCTTAAACCTGCCGGCGGTCTTCAATCTTGGAGCAGACATCATATTGATATTATACCTTTAAAGCGCCGGCTCTTCTCCAAAAACCGGCAGTTGGTCAAATATTCCCGCGATGTGACTGTAATCACTTATATTAAAATCCACCGGGCAGTAAAATACAATCAACTGTACTGCTGATGTATTTGGAGGTGATGTCATGGATATGAAGAGCCAAGAAAAGTTAGGGAATCTAAAAAATATTTACTGCAAACTAATTGCTTCTTTCAGAGAAAAGAGACTAAAAGAACAAAAGGCCCTGATTCAGATAAAGATGATGTCAGGCTGCATTAAAAGGATTAAATAAAAATAAAATTCTGCATTATATCTCTATAAAAATATCTTAATCCTCCGGTTTGTCCAGATGCTTGACATTAAGCGGATGTCTGTTTATTCTAAATCAATAAAAACGGCAGGCAGGTTAATACCGGTTAAGCGGCAATCTTAATCCTATTTTAATGCCGTTGTAAATGGATAGCGAGCGTATCCCCCATGGTCTTGCCACGGGGTTCGCGAGCGAATGTAATAAAAAGAAATTCCTTACATTAGCTTCCCTGCGGTTTCGTCCCAGGGAAGATCAATATTGCATGAAAGTCCTCATCACAGGAGCATCGGGCTTTATAGGCAGCCACCTTGTAGAAAGCCTTTTAAGCGACGGCTGTGAGGTGTCCTGCCTTGTTAGGAAGGTCTCCGCACACAAATGGCTTGAAGGGCCCAGTGTACAGCTCATATACGGAGACTGCTCTGATAAAGAGTCTTTGAAGAATCTGCGGGATTTTGAATATGTATTCCATCTGTCAGGACTGACCAAGTCTAATTGCAAAGAGGATTTCTACACTGTAAATACAAAAGCCACTGAAAATATCATAGACACTGTTGTTAAAAATAACCCCCGCATTAAACGCTTTGTATATGTGAGCAGTCTTTCCGCCTTTGGACCCAATCTTAACGGTAAACCTGTCAGCGAAGACCGCAGTCCCCGCCCTGTATCAGATTATGGTAAAAGCAAACTGCTCGGAGAGGCAGCCGTGCTCAAATATAAGGATATAATTCCGGTTTCAATACTGAGGCCCACTGCTGTTTACGGGCCCAGGGACAGTGAAATGTTTTTATTGTTTAAACTTGTGAATACAGGATTTTTGCCTTACTGGGGAGAAACCCGGATCTCATTAGTCTACATAGAAGACCTGATAAGAGCCCTGATACTTACAGCAGAAAAAGAGGAGGCAATCGGGGAAACCTTCTGTATCTCAGACGGCATGACATATTCTAATGTGGAAATTATAGATGAAATAGCATCAGCGCTGCAGAAAGCAAGGGTGATAAAATTAAGACTGCCAAAGACAATCCTGCCTGTTATCGGAGCTATTGGGGACGGCTTGAGTAAAATCACAAATAGGATTACAATGATTAACAGGGACAAGCTTAAGGAACTTATGCACACAGACTGGCGGTGCGATATTTCAAATGCAAAGAACAAACTCGGCTTTACGCCGAAAGTCGGAATAAAAGAAGGGATAAAATGGACGGCAGACTGGTACAAAATTCACAGGTGGCTTTAAACAACCATAAGGAAACTGACATTTTTGAAAAATGCCATAAGTTTACCACTGCAAAAGAAGTCATGGATGCAGGGGTTTATCCTTATTTCCGAGTCTTGGAAAGCGCCCAGGACCCGGAGGTAATTGTTGACGGCAGAAGGATGATAATGATCGGCTCAAATAATTACCTCGGGCTTACAAATCATCCGAAGGTAAAGGAAGCTGCAATAGATGCCGTCAGAAAATACGGAAGCGGCTGTGCGGGGTCAAGATTTTTAAGCGGAACCCTTGACATACATGTAGCGCTTGAGAAGAAACTTACACTATTTATGCGCAAAGAGGCTTCCCTGATTTTTTCAACTGGATTTCAGACCAATCTCGGCGTAATAGCCTCACTCGTCGGCAAGGACGACATAGCGCTGATAGATAAAATGAACCACGCCAGCATAATTGACGGCTGCAGGCTCTCATTCGGGGAGATAAAAAAATACAGGCATAACGACATGGAGGACCTTGAAAGACTCCTCCAGCAGTACAATGATAAGGCAAAGCTGATAATTGTTGACGGAGTCTTCAGCATGGAAGGCGATATAGTAAATCTGCCGGATGTCGTAAGGCTTGCAAAAAAATACGGCGCCCGGGTAATGGTTGACGACGCACACGGCATCGGTGTTTTAGGCAGGACCGGACGCGGGACAGCGGAGCATTTCGGCTTGGAAGATGAGGTGGATTTGATTATGGGCACGTATTCCAAGTCCCTTGCATCCATCGGCGGATTCATAGCCGGCTCAAAAGAGATTATTCATTACATCAAACACATTGCAAGGTCGTTTATTTTCAGCGCAAGCCCCCCGCCTGCCTCAGTGGCTTCGGTAAGCGCCGCAATAGACATAATTGAGGCAGAGCCCGTACACAGGGAAAGACTGTGGCATAACACAAACAAGATGCTGAAAGGTTTCAGGGCGCTCGGTTTTGACACTGGAACAAGCGAGACTCCGATTATACCGGTCATTGTCGGCGATGACATGAAGGCCTTTACAATGGCGAGGCTTCTGCATGACAGAGGCGTTTTTGCCAATGTTGCAGTAAGTCCTGCCGTGCCGAACGGCAAGGCGCTGATACGGACCAGCTATATGGCAACACATACTGATGAACAGCTTGAGAAAGTGCTCAAGGAATTTGAGGCAGTAGGAAAAATTTTAAATATAATTTAAATGAATAGCAAACGTATTCCCCGTGGTCTTGCCACAGGGAAGATTAAATTAAAAAAGAAAAATGTATAATTACAAACGCTCTTTTTTAATAAAAATATTTTCACTTATATAACTTGATTGAGATATTACCCGCTGACAACAAAAAAACTTTTAAGGAATTCCTGGAATTTCCTTACAACCTATATTCCAATAGTTCCTGCTGGGTCCCGCCGCTTTTAAATGATGTAAAAAATCAGTTTTCCCCGAAAAATCCCTTTCTAAAACACGCTGAGGTCGCCCCTTTCATTGCAAGGGTTAAAGGAAAGACCACTGGCAGGATAGCTGCGGTTTATAACGAGGCTCATATAAATTTTCATGGAGAAAATGCAGGGTTTTTCGGATTCTTTGACTGCATAAGGAACAGCCAAGTTGCAGGCGCGCTGATTGACAGGGCAGCCGAGTGGCACAAGAAAAAGGGCATGGAAATATTGCGCGGCCCTTTTAATTTTTCAACCAATGAAGAATGCGGACTGCTGATTGACGGATATGAGAGCCCGCCGAAACTCATGATGCCTTATAATTTTCCATACTACCGGGCGCTGTTTGAGGACTGCGGATTTGCAAAGGCAAAAGACTTTTTTGCCTATACCCTTGAGGTCCCGGAAAGGCTTCCTGAAAAAATTTACAGGGTTGCAGGCATTATTGAAAAAAATAAAATAACGGTCAGGCCGATAAACTTAAAATCCTTTGACAAAGAGATGGCCGTCTTTAAAAACATCTACAACTCCGCATGGGAAAAAAACTGGGGATTTTTGCCGATGACAGATGAAGAAATTGAGCACATGGCTAAAAAATTAAAGCCCCTGATTGTCCCGGAACTTGCATTAATCGCCGAATGTAAAGGTGAGGCCGTAGGCTTTATGATGCTTTTGCCTGATTTTAATTATGTCCTGAAAAAACTCAACGGCAGGCTCTCCGCCCTTGGAATTCTAAAAGCCCTGTGGCACTCAAAAAAAATAAAAGATTTAAGGCTCCTGCTTCTCGGGATAAAAGAAGGCTTTAGAAGACAGGGTGTTGATGCGTTTTTGCTGATTGAAGGGCTTAAGGCCGTCAGGGAAAAGGGATATAAGAAAGTAGAATTCTCATGGATTTTAGAGGACAATTATCCTGTGCAGAAGATGGTGGAGATGGTGGACGGCAGGCTGTATAAAACATACAGGATTTATGAGAAAAGGATTTAGGATATGAAAATTATTGCTGACCTTCATGTCCATTCAGGCTTTAGCCGCGCAACGAGCAAAGACATGAACGTTGCGGCTATGGCTTTGTGGGCAAAGAAAAAAGGAATAAACCTTTTGGGCACAGGCGATTTTACCCATCCTGTTCATTTTAAAAATCTGCAAAAAATACTTAAGCCTGCAGACAATGGTTTTTACACAACGCCGTCAGAACCCTCGGTATTC encodes:
- the pilB gene encoding type IV-A pilus assembly ATPase PilB, which translates into the protein MAAKIGQLLKSNNLITEGQLASALEMQKKEGGRLGSILVKLGYVNEDKLVSFLSKQFGVPAISLSDYTVNASVTKFIPADIAEKYQVFPLARNGSTLTVAMVDPSNVYAIDDIKFVTGYNVVPAIAAESAIMEALGKYYGKTAATDAFQTTMDSLKKTETDLLEFVQEEEEKIDVGELKEAIEEAPVVKLANLILGEAIARRASDIHIEPYEKSLRVRYRIDGVLYDIIQPPLKLRAALSSRLKIMSELDIAERRLPQDGRIKLRTKDKEVDLRVSTLPTLFGEKIVMRILDKSILVLDLTKLGFEEKAMLDFKDAISRPYGMVLVTGPTGSGKTTTLYSALNTVNTIDVNIMTAEDPVEYNLAGINQVHVREDVGLTFAAALRSFLRQDPDIIMVGEIRDFETAEIAVKAALTGHLVLSTLHTNDAPGTISRLLNMGIEPFLVSASVILILAQRLARKICKECKEEEKFSVTALVSAGFTEEEAKTIKCFKGKGCTACNNTGYKGRVALYEVMPIKDELKELILSGASAAEIKHTAIKAGMKTLRASGLTKIKEGVTTLEEVLRVTVGD
- a CDS encoding type IV pilus twitching motility protein PilT, yielding MATLYDLLKIMIEKNASDLHISTGSPPRIRIDGKLVALDEPPLMPADTKALCYSILMDSQKHKFEETNELDLSFGIKGLSRFRANMFMQRGAVAGTFRTIPFNIKPLRELGLPDTIIELTRKPRGLILVTGPTGCGKSTTLAAIIDKINNERSEHIITIEDPIEYLHSHKKCLINQREVTSDTESFKSALKYILRQDPDVVLIGEMRDLETIMAALTVSETGHLTFATLHTNSAVQTINRIIDVFPPHQQEQVRVQLSFVLEAIISQQLLPKKAGGRVLAVEVMIPNPAIRNLIREDKIHQIYAMMQTGQTKFGMQTMNQSLFELYNSGIITYDDALSKSPVPDELLTMIQRAAATEKRR
- a CDS encoding type II secretion system F family protein; translation: MPTVFRWTGRTAKGTIQKGEFTANSKEEVTAYLRRQSIIPTDISPKPKALFKLAPGGKVTDKDIVVFTRQFATMIDAGLPLVQALDILSKQTGNKTLAKTLGEVKADVEGGSTYADALRKHPRIFSELYANMIAAGETGGILDTILGKLATYIEKSMKLKKRVKGAMMYPSFVIFAAVGVVAVIMVFVVPTFAKMFTQMGGILPLPTRIVIGISHFLGGIGGAIMLAGIIAFSVFIVQFRRTATGKKTIDTLLLKVPIIGVLLQKVAIAKFTSTLGTLVASGVPILEGLDITARTAGNVVVEKSVLEVKQAVSEGKTLAEPLSKLKIFPPMVTQMIAVGESTGAVETMLSKIAEFYDEEVDTAVASLTSLLEPMLIVFLGTTVGFIVVAMYLPIFKLITLVK
- the fdhD gene encoding formate dehydrogenase accessory sulfurtransferase FdhD, yielding MNPFAKLNIIEYREGAFSDKTDSVASEKKLRIFSNGKEILSLLCTPTMVKELIVGFALSEGLLKNGTQRSWCSERIEIFWKDDEIEVHLPVEAPDAIATITSGCAKGIIFISDEKLPLIQSGLRVSANAILGLYREFQKKSELFNATGGVHSAALCSEQEIIIFTEDIGRHNAVDKIIGYAFLENIPMQDKILLLSGRLSSEIVLKAIKAQVSVLVSRAAPTDRAVETAKEFKITMIGFLRGQRFNIYSNPERITT
- the uvrB gene encoding excinuclease ABC subunit UvrB gives rise to the protein MSAPRLKTAGRFKLISGFKPKGDQPKAIDALTEGLQKGLKHQVLLGVTGSGKTFTIANVIANINKPALVIAHNKTLAAQLYGEFKAFFPENAVEYFVSYYDYYQPEAYIPSTDTYIDKDAMINDDIDRMRHAATRAVLERTDTIVVASVSCIYGIGSPQDYLDMHLFMEEGMRTERDAVLRKLVDMLYERSEDFKRGSFRVRGDIVEVFPSFSGENAVRIEFFGDNIDRLSEFDSLTGNVLRRIEKIALYPNSHWITPKPRIERAFAAINKEMNERIDFFLGQRREVEAQRIEQRTRFDMEMLKEFGYCHGIENYSRHLSGRLPGEPPFCLMDYFSEDFLVVIDESHATVPQIGGMYQGDRARKQTLIDFGFRLPSALDNRPLKFDEFERRANKAIYVSATPAVYEIKKSDRRVIEQIVRPTGLTDPEIELKHVKGQVDDLLGEIRERTKCGERVLVTTLTKKMAEDLTEHYHELGIKARYLHSDIDTIERVEILRDLRLGRFDVLVGVNLLREGLDLPEVSLVAILDADKEGFLRSARSLIQTIGRAARNVNGKVIFYADTITGSMRTAIDETNRRRRVQEEYNKKYKITPKSIKKEIINILSSIYEADYWTVPVVAEEKVEYGDESAVKKLEEDMKQAAKNLEFEKAAGIRDKIKAIKNKQIELGVKV
- a CDS encoding NAD(P)-dependent oxidoreductase, with the protein product MKVLITGASGFIGSHLVESLLSDGCEVSCLVRKVSAHKWLEGPSVQLIYGDCSDKESLKNLRDFEYVFHLSGLTKSNCKEDFYTVNTKATENIIDTVVKNNPRIKRFVYVSSLSAFGPNLNGKPVSEDRSPRPVSDYGKSKLLGEAAVLKYKDIIPVSILRPTAVYGPRDSEMFLLFKLVNTGFLPYWGETRISLVYIEDLIRALILTAEKEEAIGETFCISDGMTYSNVEIIDEIASALQKARVIKLRLPKTILPVIGAIGDGLSKITNRITMINRDKLKELMHTDWRCDISNAKNKLGFTPKVGIKEGIKWTADWYKIHRWL
- a CDS encoding pyridoxal phosphate-dependent aminotransferase family protein, whose translation is MDGRLVQNSQVALNNHKETDIFEKCHKFTTAKEVMDAGVYPYFRVLESAQDPEVIVDGRRMIMIGSNNYLGLTNHPKVKEAAIDAVRKYGSGCAGSRFLSGTLDIHVALEKKLTLFMRKEASLIFSTGFQTNLGVIASLVGKDDIALIDKMNHASIIDGCRLSFGEIKKYRHNDMEDLERLLQQYNDKAKLIIVDGVFSMEGDIVNLPDVVRLAKKYGARVMVDDAHGIGVLGRTGRGTAEHFGLEDEVDLIMGTYSKSLASIGGFIAGSKEIIHYIKHIARSFIFSASPPPASVASVSAAIDIIEAEPVHRERLWHNTNKMLKGFRALGFDTGTSETPIIPVIVGDDMKAFTMARLLHDRGVFANVAVSPAVPNGKALIRTSYMATHTDEQLEKVLKEFEAVGKILNII
- a CDS encoding N-acetyltransferase; the protein is MIEILPADNKKTFKEFLEFPYNLYSNSSCWVPPLLNDVKNQFSPKNPFLKHAEVAPFIARVKGKTTGRIAAVYNEAHINFHGENAGFFGFFDCIRNSQVAGALIDRAAEWHKKKGMEILRGPFNFSTNEECGLLIDGYESPPKLMMPYNFPYYRALFEDCGFAKAKDFFAYTLEVPERLPEKIYRVAGIIEKNKITVRPINLKSFDKEMAVFKNIYNSAWEKNWGFLPMTDEEIEHMAKKLKPLIVPELALIAECKGEAVGFMMLLPDFNYVLKKLNGRLSALGILKALWHSKKIKDLRLLLLGIKEGFRRQGVDAFLLIEGLKAVREKGYKKVEFSWILEDNYPVQKMVEMVDGRLYKTYRIYEKRI